The window AAGCCGAGCAGCAGCAGACGCGGCGAGCGGAACACCCACATCATCAGAAGCGCGATGCCGCACAGCGACGCGACGCCGATCAGATGTACCTCATGTTCGGAAGCGCTGCGCGCCGATTCCGCGTAGAACACCGCACCGGTTCGCGCGACCGAGACGTCGGGGAACGATGACTTGAGTTGCTGTTCGCCTCGGGCAAGCGCGGCGAGCACGGCGTGCTGCGTCTTCGTTTCGTACGCCGAGCCCGGCAAGGTCGCGACGATCAGCACGCTGGTCGCGGCGCCGCGATGCGATACCAGCAGGTTGTCTTCGAGTTCGAGATTCGAGGTGGCGAGCGGCAGGCCGTTCAGCCAGTGTTCGAGCCAGCCGAACGGGTCGTCGGCGAGTTGCGTCGTCAGGCCGCCGTGCAGCGGGCTATAGATGCGCTGCGCGAGCGCGTCGTGCAAGGTGGATTGTTGTGGTGTAGCGAGCGCCGCGCGATCGGCCGGCGTCAACAACCCAAAGCGATACGGCAGATACAACGCGCCGATCTGCGACAGATCGAACGGCGGCAACTCCGCCGTCACCGAACCAAACGCCCCGCTCTGCCGCAGCGACGCGCCTAATTGCCGGGCCGCGGCCTTGGCATGCGCGTCGTCCTTGCTGGTGACGAGAAACACCGTGCGATCGCCGAGCGCGCTCGCCAGCGTGTCGACCGCCTGTTCGGCGACCGGGTCGGCCTCGGTGGCCGGCAACAGCGCGAGCAGATTGGTCTGCAACGGCGACGGCCCCGCGAAGCGCCAGCCGCAATACAGCGTCGCGATCAGCGCGAGCAGCAGCCACGCGGCGCGCATGCTCCACGCCTGTTTCGCGGACCGCTGTTGCAGCATGTCCATTACGGCGCTCCGAGCAGGCTGCGTTCAGCCGGCGTGAGTTCGGCGACCGCCGCACTCTTCGCGAAGTCGAGCTTCGTCACATCGCCGTTCGCGAGCGTGATGCGCAAGCTTTGCAGAAAGTCGCCGCCGCTCATCTCCAGGCCCTTGATCGATTGCGCGATTTGCGGCTGGTTCGGCGTGAGTTGCATGCGCCATTGCGCGGCGCTGCCTTCGGCTTGCACGTCGAATTGCGAGTACAGCGCGGACAGATCGCCGCCGAGCATCGCGCGCATCATCTTCGAGACTTGCGCGACGCCGCGCGCGCCTTGTGCGCTGTGAGCCGTCACGCGCTGGCCGGCGGCGTTGAGTTCGGCGACGCCGGAATCGGTGATCACGTAGGTGGCTTTGTACGGCGTGTCGATCTGCCAGATCACGCCGCGTTCGCGGAAGAACAGCAGCGAGCCGCTGCTGACCAGCGGCTGTTTCATCGCGGCGAGGGTCTGCGTCTGCGTGAACTGCGCGCGCACGCCCTTGGCCTGCGCGAGATGCGCCGCGATCTGCGAGACCAGCGCGGGGTTGCCGGCAGCGGATGACTGCGATGC is drawn from Burkholderia sp. 9120 and contains these coding sequences:
- a CDS encoding outer membrane lipoprotein carrier protein LolA, producing MGTMSLRAALVSGWVALGACGVVGALAWPLSAMAAQSSPSSQTSPASSASQSSAAGNPALVSQIAAHLAQAKGVRAQFTQTQTLAAMKQPLVSSGSLLFFRERGVIWQIDTPYKATYVITDSGVAELNAAGQRVTAHSAQGARGVAQVSKMMRAMLGGDLSALYSQFDVQAEGSAAQWRMQLTPNQPQIAQSIKGLEMSGGDFLQSLRITLANGDVTKLDFAKSAAVAELTPAERSLLGAP